In the Theobroma cacao cultivar B97-61/B2 chromosome 1, Criollo_cocoa_genome_V2, whole genome shotgun sequence genome, one interval contains:
- the LOC18611693 gene encoding ras-related protein Rab7 translates to MDVSMKRRTLLKVIVLGDSGVGKTSLMNQYVYNKFNQQYKATIGADFVTKELQVDDKLVTLQIWDTAGQERFQSLGSAFYRGADCCVLVYDVNVLRSFETLNNWREEFLKQADPSDPETFPFIVIGNKIDIDGGNSREVSEKKARDWCASRGNIPSFETSAKEDYNVDEAFLCVAKTALASEHEHDIYFQGISETASEVEQRGGCAC, encoded by the exons ATGGATGTTTCTATGAAGAGAAGAACTCTGCTTAAGGTCATAGTTCTAGGTGACAGTGG gGTGGGAAAGACTTCTTTGATGAATCA ATATGTTTACAACAAGTTCAATCAACAGTACAAAGCTACAATTGGCGCTGACTTTGTCACCAAAGAATTACAGGTCGATGACAAATTGGTCACTTTGCAA ATATGGGATACAGCAGGGCAGGAAAGGTTCCAGAGTCTAGGTTCTGCATTTTATAGAGGAGCAGATTGCTGTGTTCTCGTGTACGATGTAAATGTACTCAGGTCATTTGAAACACTAAACAATTGGCGAGAAGAGTTTCTGAAACAG GCAGATCCATCTGACCCTGAGACATTTCCTTTCATAGTAATTGGAAACAAGATTGACATAGATGGTGGAAATAGCCGAGAG GTTTCTGAGAAGAAAGCTAGGGATTGGTGTGCCTCCAGGGGAAATATACCTTCTTTTGAGACTTCAGCAAAAGAGGATTACAATGTTGATGAAGCATTTTTATGTGTTGCAAAAACTGCACTAGCCAGTGAACATGAACATGACAT TTATTTCCAGGGTATTTCAGAAACTGCTTCAGAAGTTGAACAGAGAGGAGGCTGTGCTTGCTGA
- the LOC18611692 gene encoding probable WRKY transcription factor 51, which yields MDFSHENSNPNPSYTFFPESFDPMPEFELADYLMLDDCPFEEDTSSQSMASSEKGMGGANGFSGATSRNTNIICKSGVRKNKLELGNRVAFRTKSELEVMDDGYKWRKYGKKSVKNSPNPRNYYKCSSGGCNVKKRIERDRDDTSYVITTYDGIHNHDSPYMVYYNQMPIVAPNAWNLRTSPPSSSST from the exons ATGGACTTCTCCCATGAGAATTCAAACCCTAACCCTAGTTACACCTTCTTTCCTGAAAGCTTCGATCCGATGCCCGAGTTTGAGTTAGCGGATTATCTTATGCTCGATGATTGCCCCTTCGAGGAAGATACGTCGTCGCAAAGTATGGCGTCGTCGGAGAAGGGCATGGGCGGCGCTAATGGATTTAGTGGTGCAACATCAAGAAATACTAACAT AATATGTAAAAGTGGAGTGAGGAAAAACAAGCTGGAACTGGGGAATCGAGTTGCATTCAGAACAAAATCAGAGCTGGAAGTCATGGACGATGGATATAAATGGAGGAAGTACGGGAAAAAGTCGGTGAAGAACAGCCCGAATCCAAG AAACTATTATAAATGTTCAAGTGGAGGATGCAATGTGAAGAAGAGGATAGAAAGGGACAGAGATGACACAAGTTATGTGATAACCACGTATGATGGTATCCACAATCATGACAGCCCATACATGGTTTACTATAATCAAATGCCCATCGTGGCTCCCAATGCTTGGAACCTGCGAACTTCtcctccttcttcttcttctacatga